The Leptospira stimsonii genome includes the window ATTCTTTCCGAAGGGGAAAGAAGATGTGGAGAAGTGTAGAGTCCGGTTTTAAAACCGGAAAGACGAAAGTATTCTCCCAAAAAATGGGTAATCGAACCCTTTGCGTTCGTTCCAACGACGGAAATTCTACAAAGAGTTTCCTTCTTCCTCCGATCCCATCCGTATTTGTTTAAAATTTTCCCGAAAGGTTCCAAAGAATAATCGGAGAATACGTTGAAGTTTCTCGTCTTCTCCAGGTTGGATAATCGAGAGATGAATTCGAAAAAATCGGCTTTCATCGATTTGCTAATGCGAAAGACAATCGTTCTCTGGTTTTTTCGATATCATTCGAATCCGGTATCACCCCGGTAAAAAGTTCGAACTGTTTCATCGCTTGATACAAAAGCATCTCCGATCCGGGAATGATTTTCGCGCCCATTTTCTTGGCAGTTTTCACCAGAGGAGTCTCCAAAGGATTGTATACGATATCAAAGAGAGTCATAGAAGAATCAAAAAATTCTTCTCCGAGAAAAGGTCCGGGCGATTGACCCTTCATTCCCAAGGGAGTCGTATGGACGATTAACGAGATTTCTTCCCGAATGGATACGAGATTCTTCGGGTCGACAAACACCGCTTTTACGGAAGAATTTTCCGAGATCAAAGAACAGATTTCTCTCCCTGTCGTTTCGTTTCGAGAAGAAAGAATCAGCTCCTTCACCTTTCCCGAGGTAGCAAGACTATAGGCGATCCCACGAGCGCTTCCTCCGCTCCCTAGGACCAGAGCTTTCCCTCGATTCAGAGATTCCGGCGACCATTCTAAAATGGAGCGAAACGCTCCGTCTCCGTCCGTGTTATACGCCAGAACGGAATTCTTCTCAAAAATCAAAGTGTTTGAAGCCTTCATAATTTTGGAAGGTTCGTCTGCTTGGTCGGCGAGTGCGAAGGCTTTTTCCTTGTGAGGGATTGTAACCGAAAGTCCCTTCACTCCCGATTCTCGAAGTTCTCGAATGATATTCTGATCGAATTCCTTCGTTTCAAAAACTTGGTAAGAAGCGTTCATTCCTT containing:
- the aroE gene encoding shikimate dehydrogenase, encoding MNQKTNQPATTFGIVGFPLSHSLSPLIHNSIYKDKGMNASYQVFETKEFDQNIIRELRESGVKGLSVTIPHKEKAFALADQADEPSKIMKASNTLIFEKNSVLAYNTDGDGAFRSILEWSPESLNRGKALVLGSGGSARGIAYSLATSGKVKELILSSRNETTGREICSLISENSSVKAVFVDPKNLVSIREEISLIVHTTPLGMKGQSPGPFLGEEFFDSSMTLFDIVYNPLETPLVKTAKKMGAKIIPGSEMLLYQAMKQFELFTGVIPDSNDIEKTRERLSFALANR